The sequence CAACGGCGTCTACTTCTACCGCCTGCAGGCGGGGGATTTCAGCGCCACCAATAAACTGTTGATAGTAAGGTGATCCAAAGCTAAAACAGTAAAAAGGGACTGTGTCAACAGTCCCTTTTTCTTTTCCTTAAATATATATAAAAACAACAGTTTATTTATTGACAGCCGGTAAATATTTTTGTATAGTAAAGGCATGGCTAAAGCAGTGAACCAACCAATAGTGCTGCGTTCCAACCTGCAGCTCCCCCGACCCCGGCCCGAGACCCTCAAAAGGCATCGGCTGCTGACCTTGCTGCACAATCAGCTGGACCGCCGCCTGCTGGTGATCACCGGCGACGCCGGTTATGGAAAGACCACCCTGCTGGCCCAGCTCAGCGAAAAGGCCCGCCTGCCCGGAGTGTTCCTTTCCCTGGAACCGGAAGACAGCGACCTGGTGACATTCTATTCCGGCCTGATCTGCGGGCTGGAAAAACTGCAGCCTGGCCTGGCTGCCCGCTGCCAGGGGCTGGTTGACAGGGGTACGGACGTCGCGAAGAACCACCGGCTGGCCATGGGGACCCTGCTTAACGAGCTGGTGGAGAAGCGCAACGAAGAGATCTTCATCTTCCTGGACGACTACCATTCCCTGTCCGACGACAGCGAAGTGCACCAGGCGCTGGATTATTTCATAGACCATTCGCCGCCGGACGTTCACCTGGTGATAGCCTCCCGCAGGGAACCGCCCCTGCCCTCCCTTCCCAAATGGCGGGCCAAGCGCGACCTGGCCGAACTGAGCCGGGAGGCCCTGAAGTTCACCGAGGAAGAGATCAGATCACTGCTGGAGCAGTTCTATAAGATCAGCCTTTCGGAGACCGAGATCAGGGGTCTGGCCCAGAAGACCGAAGGCTGGATCACCGGGGTCCAGCTGATCCTGCAGGCGGCCGGCCGGGATGGGCGTTCGGTGCGGGAAATGCTGAACGCCTATCTGGAGGAGCACGGAGACCTGTTCCGCTATTTTGCCGGGGAGATCTTCAACCGGGAGAAGGAGGACTTAAGGGATTTTTTAAAACGCAGTTCGGTGCTGGACGTCATGACCCCCGAAGCCTGCCGCTGTGTGCTGAAGGTCAATAAACCCCAAGTATATCTGGAGGAGCTGGTCAACAGCAATCTATTCATCACAGTATCCGGGCCGGGGGAGTACAGATATCACAGGCTTTTCCGCGAGTTCCTTTACGACCAGCTGAGCGACCCGGCTGAGAGGAGCGGGCTTCACGTCCGGGCGGCGGAGCACCACGAAAAGAACGGAGAATCCGCCAAGGCCATCGGACAGTATCTTTCGGCGGACAAGCCCCGGGAGGCGGTGCGGCTGATAGACCGGGACCGGGAGCGCCTGGTCAACCGGGCCCAGTTCGCCCTGCTCCGTTCCTGGCTGGAGCGGCTGGCCCCGCAGACCTACGATGAGTTCCCCTGGCTGTGCGCGGTCCAGGCGGTGCTGTGCAAGGAGCAGGGGAAGCTGGAACAGGCCGAAAGCCTTTACCGGCAGGCGGAAGAAAAGCTGCGGAAGAAAGGCCCCCGGGATCCTTCCCATGGCTACGTGCTCTACGAAAAGAGCATTGTGCTGCACCGCAAGGGGGAATCCAAGGAAGCCATAGCGGTTCTTAAGCAGGCCCTTAAATGCTGTCCGCCGGAGAACAGCGACCTTAAGACCTCCATTCTGGGGTTCACCGCCCAGGTCTGGCTGGAGGGTTTGGGCGATTCCAGCAAAGCCAGGACCTGCCTTAACCAGGCCCGGAAGCTGCTGAAGGGGACAGCCAACAAGATGCAGTCGGTTTACATCGAGCAGAAGCAGTCGGTGCTGTGGGAGAGCCTGGGGGAGAAGCGCCGGGCCTTCCAGATCTACAAGGGGATCATCGAGACGATCGGGGACGATTATTCCCACCTGGTGGGTTCTTACTTCCACAACGCCGCCAAGGTGGCCCTGGATTACGGCCGGTACGGCTGGGCCGGGGAATGCCTGAACAAGGGGCAGGTGGTATGCCGGGGTTACGAGGATGTTTTTTCCGGATCCATGCTGGAGTTCGGTTTCGGATACCTGTACCTTTTCAAGGGGGAATGGGACCGGGCCCAAAAGCATCTGGAGAAGGCCCACGATACCTTCAAGGAGATGAACTGGACCCGGTCGGTCTGCATCGCCCTCCGCCAGCTGAGCCGTCTGGCCCGCTACCGGGGGGACCCGGAACGGGCCCGGCACTACCTGGAGTTGATGAAGCAGCAGCCCTTGGGGCCTTTGGACCGGATCGCGGTCTTGATGGAGCAGGCGCTGATATGCATCTATCGGGAACAGTACGGCCCGGCCCGGGAAACGCTGGACTCATGCCGGGATCAGGCCATCAAGTATTTCGGCAGGATGGGGGAGATAGTGTGCCATCTGGCCGAGGCCGGCATACAGGCCGGATCGAAAAAGCCGAAAGAGGCTGAAGGCTGGTTTTTTAAAGCGGTCACCCTGTCCAAGGACTACGGGTTTGACGGGCTGCTGGCCTGCGAACTGAGGGCCAGCCCCATCCTCTGCCGGCTGGCTCAAAAATGCACGGCAGAGAAAGCCTATCTGCTGACCATACCCTCCTTCATGGCCGCAGAGGTCAAAGGTCAGGTTAAAGAGGGATCCGGTCTGCGGGCGGAACTGCTGGGGCCGCCTAGGATCTTCGGGGGAGAAAAGGAGATCACCAACGGCTTAAGGCGCCAGGCCCAACAGCTGTTGTGTCTTTTGGCATATCACGGGGAGCGGGGCCTGAGCCGGGAGGAGATACTGGAGGCCATGTGGCCCAGGGTCAAGCCCAAACAGGGGGTGGATAATTTTCACCTGGTGCTGTTCGAGGTGCGGCAGGGCCTGCAGAAAAGCATCGGGAGGTCTTATGGCAAGGCAATAGTAAAAGAGGGGGGAAGATACCGGATTGGCCCCGGCCTGCCGGTGAGCAACGATGTCCGGGCCTTTGAGGAACTTTTGGCCGGGTCGCGGGAGGCGGAAAGAGCCGGGGACGCGGCGGCCGCCAAAAAGCTTCTGGGCGAAGCGCTGTCCCTCAAACGGGGGGAGTTCTGCCAGGGTTGGACGGAGGATTGGGTCCAGGGGATATCCCGCCGGCTGGAGGAACTGCACCAAAAGGCGCTGTTGAAGCTGGGGGCCCTGCACCTCCGGGACGGAGAGCCGGAGAACAGCCGGGAATATTATGAACTGGCCGTCGGGCGCGACGAATTGTGCGAGGAGGCCTGCCGGGGGTTGATCAGGATCCACGGGAATAAAGGCGACCGTAACCAAGCCAAGGCCCTGTTCACCAAACTGGAAAAAGCCCTGCGCCGGGAACTGAAATCGGAGCCTGCTCCTGAGACCGTGGAACTTTACCGGACGGTGATGGTTTCCGGGAAATAGGACCCTGTAACCTAAAAAAAGTATCTTAAAAAGAGCCCAAAAAAGGGCTCTTTTTTTTTCTAAGAAAACTAAGAAAAAACTAAGAACCGGTGTTATATACTGAACCCCGGTTCAAGGGAATAAAGTGAAGGGAACAGGGAACGGGTTTATCGTTCCCGAATAGACAGCAACCTGGAGAACTTAAAAATGCCGGATTATCTGCCGCGCCCCGACAGCGTGTTTGACCGATGGGTGGCCGATTTCATAGAATACAGCACCAAGCACCGCTCGGAGCTGGGCCTGACCGACGGCGAAGCCGCCGAGCTGCAGAAAGCCCGTAATTCCTGGAACCAGGCCTTTGCCCGGCACAAGCTGGCCCAGGAAGCGGCCCGGCTGGCCACCGAGGACAAGGAGAACAAACGGGCGGCAGTGGAGCAGGTCATCCGCAAGTACGTCAGGGTGATCCAGGCCCGGCCGGCCACCACCAACAAACAGCGGCGGGGGCTGGGCATCAGTCTGAAGCCGGAAGAGGCGGAAGAATCTGCGGTATCCGGTGCCGCGGTGTCAATAAGCGAGGTAAGCCTGGCCGGATACTAAAAAACTGGTTAAATCAACCAACCAAATTAAATAAGGAGGTTACCATGAAGTCTTGGAGTAAACTGTTTTTGCTGGCTCTGGCAGTGGTGCTTTCAACCGTTCCGGTCCTGGCCGACGTACCGCCTATTCCGATGGGTGACTGGCAGACCGCCACGATAGGACTTGGAAACAACATTCAGAGCGTGGCCGTAGATCCGGTCAAAAACCGCATCTTTACTGCCAACAACCTAAGCGGAACCGTCACCGTGGTCAATGGCAAAACCAACGAGGTCCAGACCTGGACCGCCGGCAGCGAGCCAAGGTGTCTGGCAGTTAATCCCATTACCGGCAAACTGTATGTGTCCATCAACGGCTCGGCCACCAATGATACGGTGGTGGTGTTCGATACCCTGGGCGTTATAGTGAACCGTCTGGCGGTGAAAAGCAACCCATACTCCATGGTGATAGACGCCGGCAACAACCTGCTGTATGTGGCCAATTACGGCAGCGACACCGTCAGTATTTTTGAAGGCGATGTTCTGCTTCGCGAGGTGGCCGTTAAGGACCGTCCCCGGGTGATGGTCTTCAATCCGGTGATGGACTTCGTTTATGTGGCTTACGAAAATTCGGATTCAGTCACGGTGCTGACCCTGGCCGGAACTTCCAACGCCAACATCCGCAGCGGACTCAGGGCATA comes from Candidatus Edwardsbacteria bacterium and encodes:
- a CDS encoding BTAD domain-containing putative transcriptional regulator, with the translated sequence MNQPIVLRSNLQLPRPRPETLKRHRLLTLLHNQLDRRLLVITGDAGYGKTTLLAQLSEKARLPGVFLSLEPEDSDLVTFYSGLICGLEKLQPGLAARCQGLVDRGTDVAKNHRLAMGTLLNELVEKRNEEIFIFLDDYHSLSDDSEVHQALDYFIDHSPPDVHLVIASRREPPLPSLPKWRAKRDLAELSREALKFTEEEIRSLLEQFYKISLSETEIRGLAQKTEGWITGVQLILQAAGRDGRSVREMLNAYLEEHGDLFRYFAGEIFNREKEDLRDFLKRSSVLDVMTPEACRCVLKVNKPQVYLEELVNSNLFITVSGPGEYRYHRLFREFLYDQLSDPAERSGLHVRAAEHHEKNGESAKAIGQYLSADKPREAVRLIDRDRERLVNRAQFALLRSWLERLAPQTYDEFPWLCAVQAVLCKEQGKLEQAESLYRQAEEKLRKKGPRDPSHGYVLYEKSIVLHRKGESKEAIAVLKQALKCCPPENSDLKTSILGFTAQVWLEGLGDSSKARTCLNQARKLLKGTANKMQSVYIEQKQSVLWESLGEKRRAFQIYKGIIETIGDDYSHLVGSYFHNAAKVALDYGRYGWAGECLNKGQVVCRGYEDVFSGSMLEFGFGYLYLFKGEWDRAQKHLEKAHDTFKEMNWTRSVCIALRQLSRLARYRGDPERARHYLELMKQQPLGPLDRIAVLMEQALICIYREQYGPARETLDSCRDQAIKYFGRMGEIVCHLAEAGIQAGSKKPKEAEGWFFKAVTLSKDYGFDGLLACELRASPILCRLAQKCTAEKAYLLTIPSFMAAEVKGQVKEGSGLRAELLGPPRIFGGEKEITNGLRRQAQQLLCLLAYHGERGLSREEILEAMWPRVKPKQGVDNFHLVLFEVRQGLQKSIGRSYGKAIVKEGGRYRIGPGLPVSNDVRAFEELLAGSREAERAGDAAAAKKLLGEALSLKRGEFCQGWTEDWVQGISRRLEELHQKALLKLGALHLRDGEPENSREYYELAVGRDELCEEACRGLIRIHGNKGDRNQAKALFTKLEKALRRELKSEPAPETVELYRTVMVSGK